The Leptospira paudalimensis region AATCCATCATCCAAAATCACAATATGTTGTTTGGACTGAATTTGATTGTATTTGAAAAAACTACCAATTCGATCCTGCCCAATCATCACTTGAACACCAGGAAACCGTTCTTTGTGTTCGCTAGGTTCATCGCCAAATAGATTTGGAGAATGACCGTCAGTAAGGATTGCACCTTCTTTTGACAATTTTGCTTTGTATCCACGAGATAGGATCGTGATCGCATATCCTTTGTTAGCTTTCTGAAAGTATTGGACTAAATATTGAACAAAAGGAGTTTTCCCTGTACCACCAACCGTGATATTTCCAACACTGATCACGAGTGTATTTGGCAAAACGGTAGTTTTTTTTCTCCCTTGAGACAACCAAAAGAGAAACTGATACAACCAAGTAAGAGGTAAAAATAAAGTGAAAAAAACTTTCATTTCGTTTCGCGAGAGGAAACTACTACTGTTAACTGTGTCTTTTTTCTAATTCTTTTGCGATCGTTGATAAACTAATCCCTTTTTCCACCATCAACACTTCTAAATGGAAAACCAAATCGGCAATTTCGTGAATGAGTTCTTTTTCGTTTGGATTTTTTGCAGCAATGATGACCTCACCCGCTTCCTCACCGATTTTTTTAAGGATACGGTCAACACCGTCGCGAAACAATTCAGCTGTGTAAGATTTTTCAGGTAATTCTTCTTTTCGTTTGCGGAGTAAATCTTCCAATTTTAATAAAAATTCCATTTCG contains the following coding sequences:
- the hisE gene encoding phosphoribosyl-ATP diphosphatase — encoded protein: MEFLLKLEDLLRKRKEELPEKSYTAELFRDGVDRILKKIGEEAGEVIIAAKNPNEKELIHEIADLVFHLEVLMVEKGISLSTIAKELEKRHS